From a single Glycine soja cultivar W05 chromosome 19, ASM419377v2, whole genome shotgun sequence genomic region:
- the LOC114398660 gene encoding glucan endo-1,3-beta-glucosidase 12-like, producing the protein MKVVVAIPKKLLATTTEQSFTDTWVQANIFSYYLAMTIETIAIRNKVFVDPNNTTKFLVPAMKSVHPSLVKYNLDKNIKISSLITLFVLQNSFPASFGSFKTKLLESVIKPFNYVFDHSSPIKFIVLAKPPFPVSTVVIARSDSTLQHAQLLDHCMHTTTMFLSIFSFTRTNNNSHHNRLVADLVTTFADLVRQS; encoded by the coding sequence ATGAAGGTGGTGGTTGCCATACCAAAAAAGCTTCTCGCCACCACCACGGAACAGTCCTTCACTGACACGTGGGTCCAAGCCAACATCTTTAGCTACTACCTCGCCATGACAATTGAAACCATAGCCATCAGAAATAAAGTGTTCGTGGACCCAAACAACACAACAAAGTTCCTCGTACCTGCCATGAAGAGTGTTCACCCTTCTCTTGTCAAATATAACCTcgacaaaaacattaaaatctcCTCACTCATCACACTCTTTGTGCTCCAAAACTCATTTCCCGCCTCATTCGGTTCCTTCAAAACCAAACTCCTTGAATCAGTTATCAAACCCTTCAACTATGTTTTTGACCACTCCTCCCCAATCAAGTTTATCGTCCTTGCCAAGCCCCCTTTCCCTGTTAGCACTGTTGTCATAGCAAGATCCGACTCTACCCTCCAACATGCCCAACTCCTTGACCATTGCATGCACACCACCACTATGTTTCTCTCCATATTTTCTTTCACTCGCACCAACAATAACTCCCACCACAACCGCCTAGTAGCAGATCTGGTGACGACATTTGCTGATTTGGTCCGGCAGTCATAG
- the LOC114398000 gene encoding protein PIN-LIKES 2-like, with protein sequence MYENTMRSSGADLTAAMVPLLKLLCLTVIGLLLANPTMQFIPKATFKLLSKLVFALFLPCLIFTELGESITLENFVDWWFIPVNVLVSTALGCLLGFLVVIICHPPPELTRFTIIMTGFGNTGNLLLAVVGSVCHTKDNPFGKHCNTRGVAYVSLSQWVSVILVYTLVYHMMEPPMEYYEVVEEGAEIEQERTLNDISRPLLVEAEWPGIEEKETEHSKTPFIAGIFKSISGVSSSNIPELEVTAESGGTSSPKSIRCLAEPRVVRRIRIVAEQTPIQHILQPPTIASLLAIIIGTVPQLKAVFFGYDAPLSFITDSLEILAGAMVPSVMLILGGMLAEGPNESKLGLKTTIGITFARLLVLPVLGIGIVALSDKLNFLVENDAMFRFVLLLQYTTPSAILLGAIASLRGYAVSEASALLFWQHVFALFSFSLYIVIYFRIIMYV encoded by the coding sequence ATGTATGAAAATACTATGAGGTCTTCTGGTGCGGATCTGACAGCTGCTATGGTACCATTGTTGAAGCTGTTATGCTTGACAGTCATAGGGCTGCTTCTTGCAAACCCAACAATGCAATTCATTCCCAAAGCTACATTTAAGCTTCTTAGTAAACTTGTGTTTGCATTGTTCTTGCCATGCCTTATATTTACTGAGCTAGGTGAAAGCATTACTCTTGAAAACTTTGTGGATTGGTGGTTTATCCCTGTTAATGTGCTGGTGAGTACTGCTCTTGGTTGCTTACTCGGGTTCTTAGTGGTGATCATATGCCACCCACCTCCAGAGTTAACCAGATTTACCATTATAATGACGGGATTTGGTAACACTGGAAATCTCCTGCTTGCTGTAGTTGGATCTGTTTGCCATACTAAAGATAATCCATTTGGGAAGCATTGCAACACTAGAGGGGTGGCATATGTTTCTTTATCTCAATGGGTTTCTGTTATCCTTGTATACACTCTTGTTTATCATATGATGGAACCTCCTATGGAGTATTATGAGGTTGTTGAGGAAGGGGCCGAAATTGAGCAAGAGCGGACACTGAATGATATCAGTAGACCACTCCTTGTAGAAGCTGAGTGGCCTGGCATTGAGGAGAAAGAGACTGAACATTCTAAGACTCCCTTTATTGCCGGGATCTTTAAAAGCATCTCGGGTGTTTCCTCATCCAATATTCCTGAGCTTGAAGTCACAGCAGAAAGTGGTGGGACTAGTAGTCCAAAGTCCATTAGATGTTTGGCTGAACCTAGAGTTGTCAGGAGGATTAGAATTGTTGCTGAACAAACTCCCATTCAGCACATTCTTCAACCCCCAACAATCGCCTCTCTATTGGCTATCATCATTGGCACAGTGCCTCAGCTGAAAGCTGTGTTCTTCGGATACGATGCTCCATTATCTTTCATTACAGACAGTTTGGAGATTTTAGCTGGGGCAATGGTACCTTCGGTGATGCTTATATTGGGGGGTATGCTTGCTGAAGGACCAAATGAGTCTAAACTTGGGCTTAAAACTACTATTGGTATTACTTTTGCAAGGCTCCTGGTGCTTCCTGTCCTGGGAATTGGGATTGTGGCATTGTCAGATAAGCTAAATTTCCTAGTTGAGAATGATGCTATGTTTAGATTTGTGCTTTTGCTACAGTACACTACGCCAAGTGCTATTTTATTGGGAGCAATTGCCAGCTTAAGGGGATATGCAGTTAGTGAAGCCTCAGCTCTTCTCTTCTGGCAGCATGTGTTtgctcttttctctttttccttgtACATTGTAATCTACTTTAGAATAATTATGTATGTCTGA